In a single window of the Magnolia sinica isolate HGM2019 chromosome 7, MsV1, whole genome shotgun sequence genome:
- the LOC131251029 gene encoding myb family transcription factor PHL7-like isoform X2, with product MRSCRSQFASSTNTLRQMPRATPKGVLRVMGVPGLTIYHVKSHLQKYRLAKYLPESPADGSKEEKKDSSDSLSSMDSTPGSQINEALRMQMEVQKRLHDQLEVQRQLQLRIEAQSKYLQKIIEEQQKLGGTLKADDEKHKPPSQPPTGSPLKKQRVDDCGFPGPHPGDDKCDFIGRWDRNIYGRDVVGFGLDMGVEFKEVGDGRQKQAGRLLARPTCGSGGAPS from the exons ATGAGATCATGTAGGAGCCAGTTTGCTTCTTCCACAAACACATTGCGCCAAATGCCCA GGGCAACACCAAAAGGTGTTCTAAGAGTGATGGGTGTACCAGGACTTACTATTTATCATGTGAAAAGCCATTTACAG AAATATCGGCTGGCAAAGTACCTTCCTGAATCTCCAGCTGATG GCTccaaagaggaaaagaaagattCCAGTGATTCCCTCTCTAGCATGGATTCTACGCC AGGATCACAAATTAATGAAGCACTGAGGATGCAGATGGAGGTGCAGAAGCGGCTCCATGATCAGCTTGAG GTACAAAGACAGTTGCAGCTGAGAATTGAAGCCCAAAGTAAGTACCTGCAGAAGATCATTGAGGAGCAGCAGAAGCTAGGCGGGACTCTCAAGGCGGACGATGAAAAACACAAGCCGCCCTCCCAACCACCTACAGGTTCTCCGCTCAAGAAACAGAGAGTGGATGACTGTGGGTTCCCAGGTCCGCATCCGGGGGACGACAAGTGTGATTTCATAGGCAGGTGGGATCGGAATATCTATGGGAGGGATGTTGTGGGGTTTGGCCTTGACATGGGGGTGGAGTTCAAAGAGGTGGGAGATGGCAGGCAGAAGCAAGCGGGCCGACTATTGGCCAGGCCCACTTGTGGTTCTGGGGGGGCTCCGTCTTAG